The window AAATTACAAGGATCTCAAATGAGAAGCACAAGTATGACCTTTGCTAAACAATAACATCAGGACTAGAACTGGATTAAAACTAAAAAACCAATTGCCAGAATGCTTCAAATGTAGGAAATTGGATAGTCAAAATGATTTTACATTTTGAAAAAGGCATAACTATTGAATGTTAGTTTGTAGCAGTTTAAAATAAATAGATAATTTCTCATTCACATTATGAAGGAGCAACAACTTCTTGCACAAACAGAGTACATATCAAGATTCCTGATTGTAAGAAAAGAACCTTAAAGAGTTGAGGAACCAAGACAACATTAGTGACCTGATTTCATGTTATAGACTAGAATGTACTTCCAATCAGGATTAATTCACATTTCTGAGAATCATAAGCCACCATGCACTGTCAAAAAATTGCAATTCGAAATAGCTCAAAAGGTCAATTTTTTATCCTCTTTTCCAAGATTAAGCAGGCAACAAATGCGACAAAAACTAACAATATGAAAATATAACGTAATTTATACAActtaagaaggagaagagggcaACCTACGTGAAGGACGATGGCCCCAACAAGGGATTCTCCTTAATGGATTGAAAGGCGAACCTGCCGAGAAATAAGCCAACACAAAGCCCGGGGGTATTCTCGGGACAGTCGTTCACGTACATTATGACACCGAACACGGCGATGTTAGCCAGGACGATAGTCGGCGCCAACCAGGGAGTCCACCGCCGAAATGGCAGGCTGTCGGCCGGGAGCGAGCGACGCTGATCTGACAGCTGCGGCGGAGGGACCGGCGAAGAGGCCCAGCTGTGCTCGAAGTCCCCTGGCCGCATCTGGATCTTAACCTCGAACTGCGACGCGGCGGGCTCCTTCCCCATGCCCCTCCCGCAGGATTGGAAATATCAACGATATTGTCTAACAAATCCggcaaacaaaaacaaaattaaaaagcaAACATCGATAAATCGAGGGATCAAAGGGAGGACGACGAGATCGAGAGCAAGGAATGAGGGATTACTTGCCGCATCGCAATTTGAAGATGAGGCAATACCAAGGACAGCACGGAGGGAAAAGGGAAAAAACACGACGATGTCAGTTATTAGAATTCGTTTCTTGATTCCTACACCGCGCAAAACTTGGCTTTTCTCGTTTGCGGTGGAAACGCTCGGTATACCCGCACTTTGCGCAAatgtatttattattattattattattatttaaataataataataataagtacaCTAGTAAACCTTGACTCGCttaccttaatttttttttaaaaaaatgttttaaataatATCCCTTCGTGATCTTAAACTtactatatatataaaatattattatattaaaatatcatttattaatttaataaaattgtgGATTCAACCGCTCAGCCGTGATCGGGTcaatatttttctattattttcttttcgCGACGGGTTGGTGATCCACTGATCCGTGTCGCCCCGGTCCGTACTTCTGCACTTTACGCTGGAGCCGCAAAGCCAACCTGCCAGAGTCCAGATCCTCTGCGCCCGCCTCCCGTGCGCCCTCTGCGCCCGTCGCTACGCGACAAAAAATCCACGCGCTAAGCACGTGCGTTTCTCCGCTCCAATAATAAAACTCAACTCCAACGCACATATatcgcttcctgctgatcggtctgttgaccgatcagcaagaatgctgatcggtcagaagaccgatcagcaggaatgctgatcggtctgaccgatcagcaggaatgctgatcggtctgaccgatcagcaggaatgcTGATCGGTCTTGCTGACCGATCAGCATTCCAGCAGGATTTTCATACGCAACTTACAATGTTATCTTTCTCACTGCAAGACTAGGCAACCTTCTGCAAGGTTACAAGTAGCTCGATCGATAGGGGCTAATGACTGAAATGAGGTTTCCTTTTTCTCTTCCAGCTTGATCTTTTCCTTCGTAGACTCCTCTAGTCCAAGGGCCCCAAAGATGTAGTCTTCCACTTCTTTGAACCTTGCCTCCGAAAGAGAGACCTCAGCTAATAGCCTCCAAGCATATTGCTCTGTTGCCTCTTCGAAGTCTTTCTTGCGCTTCAGCACCATATGCCCACTGATCTCCCACACAGTAGGGTTCACTTGAGTCTCTAGGATCTCCTCACTCACTTCGCCCAAGGCTTGTTTTTCGGCATAACACTGCCAGAATGATACGATAAATAATACCTCTTTATTGACTGATAAATCTAAGAGCTATATTTTGAATATGACTAGTAAGTTCATGTGATCAATAGAAGTTTACCTGGGGAAAGAGAAAGATCCTCCAGCCTGAATCAGAAATAAGAACATTAAATGGGATATTGTTCTCTTGAAGACACTTGCAAGACTTGGAAACTACATCAGATAAGTCTTTCAAACTAGTTCCTCCCTCGTAAACAAGGCCCCTCACTGGATAGTTCAGCAATAGTGAGATCTTCACTCCACCATGGCACAGCAGACCTTTAGCAATTGGAACTCTTTGAGTAGGAGCTCTCTCCACAGGAAAAGGTAtggacaaaaaagaaaaaaaaaaaaaagttaataaaGCAAATCCTGCTGGAATGCTGATCGGTCAGCAAGACCGATCAGcattccttctgatcggtctgctgaccgatcagaattcttgctgatcggtcaatagaccgatcagcaggaaacgATATGTGTGCGTTGGAGTTGGGTTTTATTACTGGAGCGGAGAAACGCACGTGCTTAGCGCGTGAGTTTTTTGTCGCGTAGCGACAGGCGCAGAGGGCGCACGGGAGGCGGGCGCAGAGGATCTGGACTCAACCTGCCAACCTCGTAACGTATCACCGCCAGGTCCCACCCGGTGACGCACGCCGCTGTCTCCACGTTGTCCCACCAATGTCCTCACGCCACCTCGGACATTTTTCGTCATCCGGCATGCCTTTTTCTGGAAGCTTTGGCTTCCCCATGTCCATCTCACTTGATCCCCTCCCCGGAGTCTCCCAGATCCCGATCTGCCGTCTCTCTTCCACTCTAGAGCACCACGCCTCCGCCGTCTCTTCTCCCCCACCCATTATCCTAACCCTAAATCATGGAGTCGCCCTTCGTGTCGGGGCCTTCCGGCCTGAGGCCGGGCTCCTCCCCCTCCGCCAACCCCAACGttgtcgccgccgccgccgccgccgccacccaGTTCGCAGGGCCACTGATGCCTTTTCCCGCACCGAGCGCCTCCGTGCCGCCTCCGTTTTCCGCTCCTCCCCCAGCGTCCTCCCACCGGGGGCCTCCTCCAGCCTTAGCGTCTCGACCGCCGCCATCAGAGGCTTTTGCGCCTGCGATCGCGGACAGCAACGGGCATTCGTTTGACAACCTGGATGCGCCTCGGATTTCCCAAACCACTCCGGCGCAGCGAACTCCGCCAGAGAACGCCCCGACGTTGGCCACGGCGCCTCCTTCTGTCGCCCTTCCTCGTGCTCATTCGATTGGAAGGAGCACGAATGCAGCTGCCGCGCCTGTGTCTGCGCCGTTGTCGCTTCCGTTTGCTAGGCCACAGACTTTGCAGACGCCCTTATCTGGGCCGCGGCCGACGCAGCTACCTTTTGCTAGACCGCCACCATCGCAGCGACCCATTTCCGTACCGCCGACCTCGCAGCCCCCTCTTTCCCGGCCATCTATTCCTCAACAGCCTGCCGCAGGACCGCCGACCTCACAGTCATTTGGAGGATCGTCGAGTTTGCAGCCCTTCAGTGCGTCGTCGACCTTGCAGCCGCCCTTAGCTGGAATCCCGCCTTCACAGACCACCTTTGCCCGGTCGACCGTGCAGCCGCCTTTAGCTGGAATCCTGCCTTCACAACTCACCTTAGTCGGGCCGACAGCATCACAACCAACCTTCGCCGGATCATCAACCTCGCAACCACTTGGTAGGCCACCGATCCCACAGCCGTAcatgggaatcccaacctctcaGCCATATGCTGGAAGGCCTTCTTCGCCACTGTATGAAGGTCCATTACCTACACGGCCATTCTCAGGGCCTCCGACCACAGGTGCTCCTTTTGAGGCGCCAGGTTGGTCATCACAACCACAGGAGGTTGGTGAATTTGATTTCTGAATAAATAAGTTATCCGCCTACAACGTCTATCTAAATACATTAGCAGGAAGTTATTTTGTTTCTTTCTCTTACTGGTCATAAGCATCAATTTAACTTGATGCTCTTCCTTCTATGTCGTTTTGGTTAGGACCATGCAATTTTGTGGTTCGCAGTCGGTAGCAATATGTACTGAATTAATAGAATAAGAGTTGATGCCATGATAATCCTTAAATTTGGTGTTAGATGGCTGCTTCCGTGCCTGGTTTTGGTCAAACACCTCCTAGAATGTTCAGCATGCCACCTCGTGCACCAGGCCAAACTCTACCTTCTGTTCCTTCTGCTATGGGGCACTTATCTCTTGCAGGCTCACGAGTATCAATGTTACAAAAGATCAATCCTAACCAAGTTCCACGACCCCTGCCTAGTTCATCAATCATATACTATGAGACTCGACAAGGAAATCAAGCAAACTTTCCTCCGGTAGACACTCATCTGCTATCTTTACTTGTAAAGCATATGTCTACTTTTGTCTTATTCTCCTCACATCTGCTTACTAGATCTCCTATCTTCGTTAATGCATTTCCTCAAATGATTTCTGACTTTTCTGATTGTAGCCTGCCAATAGCAATTTTATTGCTAATGACACTGGTAATTGCAGTCCTCGTTTAATGAGGTGCACCATGAACAAGGTATGGTTTCTAGACATATTCTTTATGCAGGTTGCTCAGAATAAGTTCCTTTAAGCTTAACCAAGCTCATTATTTGATAGATACCATGCACGGGAGATCTTCTATCTACATCTAGCATGCCTTTAGCTTTACTAGTTCAACCATTGGCACTACCGCATCCATCTGAGGAGCCTATTGAAGTAACGTATCTCTCTTTTTTGGTCACGATGAGCATTTGTTGGTTATTACTAATGCAGCAACTACAAGTTGTAGCCTTGACATTACCATCATCTCTTGCAAAACTTAATCAATCAAGAACCAACCATTTATACAATAGAAGTTCCATGGTTCATTGTAAACTTGTGCTAAAAGCTCGAGCAGTTAGCAAAGCTACTAATTCATATAATGGGCCACCACATTGTCCATATAGGGGATTAATGGACGTGAAGCATTTCTGTTTCAACAAGATCAAAGTAGACTCATAAGATGAATAATATATGAGAATGAATGCATAACAAAGTAACTGTACACAAACATACTTTGACAAATTATATGATCTACTAATCATTAGTTCCATCTGTCAATACCATGATGTGAATGCAAACCCCCAATACTAATGAAGTAGAATCCACCTTGCTCTTCCTGGAATGGTATCCACACCTATTGAGGGCATGACACTAACAAAGACTGATCCACAATCATCTTTGTCAACTTGTTAATCCCATCGTTAGAGGAATTAAAACAAGTTTCAGGTTCAAAGACATGGAGACATTCCTTGATAACTGTTGTTGCATCCCATCAACGAAAAAATCCTGACCATCAACAACTACCAAACTTGGAGGGAAAATGAGTATAAGAAAAGTACTTCAACACTTAGAAGATAAGAACACTGCTGGATACTGCCATTGCTGATATAGTTGCAACTGATCAGTTTTTGTAAGGGAACAGGAAGAAATAAGGAATGGGTGAAGTATCACAAAACTGCTACAATAAAATGACTTGTAATTAGTGTCACCATTTGCTAAATATGGACTTTGACATTGTTTTCCTTCAGATTTATAGTTAGACCATGAGCCGTAGGATCACCATGAGGTTGCTCCCTAAAACAACCTCTTCACTGTAGACTTCCTCCATGATATTATATTACCATCAGGCATTGATCATTTACTCTTTCATTAGCATTTGATTGTAAAGGCATTAAAAACAGGAAGAAATTCATAACTAAACTATATATCTTATTATCTAataaattacagaaatatatatttatagtTATATGTTTACAAGAGAAAGAAAAGCTAGAGATAAAATAGGAAGATAAGCTAGCGATAAAATAGGAGATAAAATAGGAAGATAAGCTAGAGATAAAATATGAGATCACATAGGAAGATAAGATAAGATattctacactccccctcaagctggaTGGTATATGTTATACATCCCAAGCTTTTCTATTAACCGGTCAAACATAGGCTTAAATAGAGCCTTTGTAAGATTGTCTGCAACTGTGATAGGTACATAGGAAATTTCAATAATGCCTTCATCAATTTTCTTAATGAAATGTAGGTCAATCTCAACATGCTTCGTTTTCTCATGATGGACATGGTTGTGTGAAATTGAGATCGTAGCTTTGTTGTCACACCAAATAATTATGGAACTTTGCTTCGGTATGTGTAGTTCTTCAAGGAGTTGTTTCAGCCAAAGGGCTTCACATATAACAAGAGCAGTGGAACAAAGCTCAGCCTCGTCACTACTTCTTGCTACAATAGACTACTTCTTACTTCGCCAAGTGACCAGATTTTCGAACACAAAAGAACAATAACATGAAGTGGATCTCCGATCATTCGGACACCTTGCCCAATTAGCATCAACAAATACTTCAACATTTCTTGTGACATTCTTTCTTAATATCAACCCTCTGCCAAGAGTTCCCTTTAGATACTTTAAAATTATGTTTGTAGCATTCAAGTGACATTGATACGGTGAGTGCATAAATTGACTAATACAGGTCTAGTGTGTGCAAGATAAATCAATCTACTAGCAAGTCATTAAAATATGCCTCGGTCTACTGGTGAATCTTCTGAATGAGTCTCAAGTTTTACATTTGGATCCATGGGTGTATCAACGGGTTTGTATCCCACTAACCTGGTGTCTCTTAGTAAGTCGAGAATATATTTTCTTTGTGAGATGAATATTCCTTCCATGCTTTGAGCAACACTTCCATTCTAAGGAAAATCTAAGTTTCCCAAGATCCTTCATTTTAAATGTTGCTGCAAGATGTTTCTTTATCCTTTCCATCTCTTCAAGGTTATTACTGGTGATTATAATGTCGTCTTCATAAACAATCAGTATGACAATCTTATCCTTTACTCTATGGTGAAATAGAGTATGGTCGGTGTGAGCTTGCTTGTAACCAAGTTGCTGAACCGTCTTGGCAAATCTGTCAAACCAAGCCTTGGGGGATTACTTTAGACAGTAGAGAGCCTTCTTTAGACATCAAACTGAGGCTTCTTTATTCTTGTTGAACTCAGGTGGCAGATCCATGTACACCTCTTCTGCTAGATCATCGTTGAAAAAGACATTCTTGACGTCTAGTTGGTGAAGTGGTCAATCTAAGTTTGTTGCAAGAGATAGCAATACCCGAATAGTGTTGATATTTGCCACAACAGCAAAACTCTCTTGGTAGTCAATTCCATAAATTTGAGTGTACCCCTTGGCCACGAGACGGGCTTTGTATCTTTCAATCGAACCATCGCTTTTGCACTTAATCGTGAAGACCCCACCTGCAGCCAACCGGGTTCTTTCCTATTGGTCGATTGACTATGTCCCATGTATTGTTGTTTTCCAAAGCTTTGATCTCTTCATAGACTATTGTACGCCAATATTTGTGTTTAAGAGCCTCGTCAATATTAGCTGGTATTGCTGTTTCTGAGAGATTTGTTACCAAAGCACGCATATGTCTAGATAAATGAGAGTATCCTAAAAAATCTGAGATAGGATGTTGAGTACACATACGAGTACCTTTACGAAGTGCGATTGACATATCCAATTGTGGCAGCTTAGTATCATCAGGACCAAAACTTAAGCCAGGAGTGAGGCGATGGAGATATCAGATCAGACTTGGTTTCTATGTGCTTACTTCTGTTGTAGTACTAGTGTGATACGGGAAGATATTCGAGGTGATTATGGATTTTCCTGACTTGGAATTTCTAGATTTGCAGAAGGAGGGTAATCTTGAATttctgaattttgaatttttgggtCTTGTGGAAGTAAGATAGATTCCTTATTTTATGGAGTTAAGATCTCCCCTGAGCTCGATTAGGAGGTGAATTTGTTTCCCAAAAATATTCTCAATTAGTTAGAGAAATATGTGATAGGGACAAATTTTTAATCAGAGACTCCCTTGGTAGAAGGCTTTGAATAAAAGGATTGATGTTTAAAAAAGGTGATGTCTCTAGAgataaaatattttctctttgaagGAGAATAACATCTATAACCTTTTTAGTGGAAGAGTACCCAACAAAAACGAACTTGTGACTTTTAGGATCTAACTTAGACCTAATTTGATTATCAGTATTCTAAATGGTTGTTGAGGCGGCCGCCTAAACGGGAGGCGGGCATCAACTGCACCGCCTTAGGCTGAGGCGGTGCTTTAGGCAGTAACTCACCTTTTTCCACCATCGCCATGCTTGGAATCGCCACTACTGTCGTTTCTCCACTGCGATACGTCCAGATGCATGTCTTGGGCCCGACGACGAGTTTGGATGGGTTATGCGAGCCCGAACGTGGTGTCCGGGCCCTGCAACGCATTCGGACTCATCGCGACCCATCGCTCGAGCTCGGCAACGGACCCGGAGGCGTCCCACGGACCCGGCGATAGGCCTCGACATTGCTCGAACCCAATGACACGTCCGAACTCATTGCGCGGTCTCTGTGATGTGTCAAACTCGTCGCCCGACTGAAACAGAGTACGCGGGTAAATTGTAAgttaggatttaattaaattattttatgttaagaattttaatcaactcctaactatgattgggataatttaaatagaattaattaaaacctaataaaattatcctattaatttaatatatataaattttttttaaaaaaaatatttagatcaaatatttaattttaaattaatatatttgattaaaagtaaatattataaagaataatgattatttataatattatgtataaaaaaagtaaaaaaattcaaCCGCCTAGGCGACCGAGGCAGTAGGCGGTCACTGCCGCCATTTACAACACTGTTGATTATGAATATGAACGAAAATCGAGCATCCAAATATGCTTAAAGGAAGATCAGAAAAGATATGAGATTTTGGAAACCATTCTTAAAGAGTGGAAATTGgggttttaaattttaacaccCTAGATCGTAACCGATTTATCAAATAGCAAGCAGTTAGAATAGCGtcctaaaaatatttatttagattGCTAGTAAAAAGTAGTATGCGAGCAACTTCTAGAAGATGATGATGTtttctttcagatacaccattttgttgtggtgtatTGACATATGAGCTTTGATGAATAATAACCCTTTTTGAAGAAAAATCATTTAGTGAGGAATTAATAAATTTGGTTCCATTATTAGTTCGAAGAATTTGGATATGAGAGTTAAATTACGTGAGAATCATGTTATAAAATTACTCAAATATATGAACAACTTTTAGATTTTTCACGTAAAAGAAATATCCAACAAATCTGAGAATGGTCATTAATGAaggaaataaaccaccttttatttgaaattgaagaaATACGTGAAGGACCCCATAGGTCACTATGAACAAGGGGAAAAAATTTCGAAGCATGATATGGATGAATTGAAAAAGGAACCCTAGTGTGTTTAGCTAATTGATAGATTTCACACACAAAGTGATCTGAAGGAAGAAACAATGAAGGAAATAGGCGATGCATATAAGAGAAGCTAGGATGGCCAAGGCGAtgatggagtaactttatttgGTGGTGGCGGTGAGGAGAGACCAAACTACGAACAACTTGACAATAGGAATCTTCAGAGTTAGCACATAGAAAGTAGTACAATCCAGCCACTTCAACAGCACACCCAATCGTCGTCTTTCCTGAGTTCCAATCATGAAAAACACATGAGTTTTGGAAAAAATTAGCCACAATATCTGAACCCCGAGTTAGTTTGCTAATTGAGAGTAAGTTATATGACAACTTGggaacaaataaaattttatgcaGCAAAAGATTAAGACTAAAAGTCACAGTTCCAATTCCCGCTACTAGTAAATCAGATCTATTAGCCAAAGTAAAAGTACGAGTACCAGAATATCGACTGTATGAAGAAAAAATAGTGCGAGTACCTGACATATGCTCAGAAGCACCAGAATCAATAATCCAAGACTCACCCGATGTGGCTGACTCATTCATAGTAGAGGAGGAAATACCATGAGTCATCAAGGATATAGAGGATGAGAACATTTGACCAATTTGAATGAGTTGGGCCTGGGTGAAGGTCAAAGATGATAAGATGCTGCATCTGATTTGGCTGCAACCGGAGGCATGGATCTGTCAAAGTCGTGGTGGTGTTGTTCTTCACGACGGACCTCCAAAAAAATAGAATCAAGACTCGAGAGCAGTTTAATGCTTAGGATGCTACCATGAACATAATCGAGAATAGGATTGAGTCCGGTCAAAAAATCATAGGTTCGTTCTTTTGCAAGTAATTTGCAACAGATTTCGTTGTTGGTAGTGACAGTCTAGGCTAACTGAGTAAAGAGATCAAGTTCCTACTAGAGTTTGGTTAAAGAATTGAAATATTGAGTGACTATACAGTCATCTTGACGTAGATTTCTGAAACGATGTCGCAGATCGAACATTTGTGAAGAGTCCTCTAAATCTGAATAGGCTAAGTTGACTGCGTCCCATATTGCTTTCGCCGTCGAATAGAGGAAATAAATCTCAGCAATGGTGTCGTCCATCAAGAGTAGGAGCCATGCCATTACCATGGAGTTCTGGATGTCCCAATTAGCAAAGGAAGGGTTGGTTGAAGATGTCTTGGGAATATAACCATCAAGATAGCTGAAACGACCCTTCCCTCGTTGAACGGATCTGGACCATTGAAGATAATTCTGGCCAAAGAGCTTAAAGCTAGTGACTTGAAGGGTAAAGAATTATCAAAATTAGTGGGAGTAATTATGGGGTTTGATTGGCCAATGTCCTAAGACACATCGGAATCATTCATCCTGCTCACTTCTAAAAATTGAGTTtcctcaaaaaatattttttattgctctgataccattaaaGAGC is drawn from Zingiber officinale cultivar Zhangliang chromosome 1B, Zo_v1.1, whole genome shotgun sequence and contains these coding sequences:
- the LOC122024255 gene encoding RHOMBOID-like protein 1, with the translated sequence MGKEPAASQFEVKIQMRPGDFEHSWASSPVPPPQLSDQRRSLPADSLPFRRWTPWLAPTIVLANIAVFGVIMYVNDCPENTPGLCVGLFLGRFAFQSIKENPLLGPSSFTLKKMGALDVQKVVQEHQGWRLLVCIWLHAGLVHVLANMLSLILIGIRLELPSRRGPKR
- the LOC122024339 gene encoding GDP-L-galactose phosphorylase 1-like → MGGGEETAEAWCSRVEERRQIGIWETPGRGSSEMDMGKPKLPEKAGFALLTFFFFSFLSIPFPVERAPTQRVPIAKGLLCHGGVKISLLLNYPVRGLVYEGGTSLKDLSDVVSKSCKCLQENNIPFNVLISDSGWRIFLFPQCYAEKQALGEVSEEILETQVNPTVWEISGHMVLKRKKDFEEATEQYAWRLLAEVSLSEARFKEVEDYIFGALGLEESTKEKIKLEEKKETSFQSLAPIDRATCNLAEGCLVLQ